The sequence ATTATGCAACCAACATTGTTCACCTCCTCACAAAACACTCTAAAtagctttgtttattttttaaaaatatattttaatccttaaaattttattttggatgattTGATCATGATTGAAGgctaattaatttagattttttaggcAAGGGTGgaattagaaaaatcaaaatcaaaattaaaagggCGTCAAGCATGGGTGGTGTGACAGATATTTCAGGAAAAATATACTTTAGTCctctaactttaaaaataaagtaaattatatgattttggtgccttaatttttttcaaattaaattttggtacaaaaatttatttttgttagtttttagtCCCTGCTTGAGATATGAGAGAGAGATAGGTGGTCAGATTTCAATagtagaaagagaaaaatatcattaacactAATTTAGACCACTAAAACGATCGATATTTGTGTCAAATGGTTCTATTTGATTATGAGAGTTCATATTGGgtgttttttacatttaaagttcataaaaaaacaaatatgagttcggtttgattttttatttcagcttgatttttgtgtttttttattgttctttgagGACATGAATAGATTTTTCATGGTTCCTAAGGTGGTTTGTAGGTGTTTTAggtaaaaatagattgaaaaacaacttttttggtaagaaaaaaaaactctgattTTTCGATCACCATATTGGAATAAATTTGGGCAAATAAGACAACACTccatttgattattatttttttaaaaaaattgaagcccaattgaaatgaaaaaacaaataagggtCAGTGCATGGGCCCTGACAAAATGGGCCAGGCCTTAGTAATGcctaactttttttgtttttttataaattattattttttttattttttaaattaaattgtttaacgAGGTATTATTCCCTAATCAACTATTATGTTCTTGATTTGCTTAAGGATGCCGAGATGACAGATGTCAAACTTGCCTCTACTCTATTGGATAGTAAATTGAAGCTTGAAACAACTAGTGAACCTCTTCGGTCTATCAATTACTATCAACATCTTGTTGGTAGACtcatttatgttattattacaCAACCTGATATCACTTACATAGTGAGCCTTGTTAGTTAGCTCATTCATGCCCCTATAATTTTTCGCTTGAGTATTGTTAAGCGAATTTTGCGCTATCTATAGGGTTTTGCTGGTCGTAAGATTGTTATGACTAACCACAACCTTACTCAGATTACTGGATATAGTGATTCAGATTGAGCTGACAATGCTATCGATCTCAAATCAACCACTGGTTTTTGCATGTTTGTTGGTGGTAATTTGGTTGCCTGGTGTAGTAAAAAGCAACACGTTGTAGCACGTTTTGGTGTTGAAGCTGAGTATCGTGCGATGACATCcgtaatatgttaattaatttggcTTAAAGGTCTTTGTCAGCTGTAGGATTTTCTAGCAGAATTCCAATGACTTTGTTTTGTGATAATCAAGTTGCCATGCATATTGTAGCTAATCCTGTATTTCATGAAAGAACTAAACATATTGAAGTTGTTTGCCATTTTATTCATCAACAAGTTTAATTGCAGATTATCAAACCATGTTACACTCGCAGTCACGATCAATTGGCTGATATATTTACAAAGGTTCTGACTTCAGCTCACTTTCATCATCTAGTATCCAAGCTTGCCTCAATCAATCCTCTTGATCCAGCTTGAGGGGGAGTTTTGAaggaaaacaacaaattaattttgattccgACACAAACTCCTCTTGCAATACAGACATCTTGCCACACAAATTACAGAATCCAACTCCAACACTAATTGTAGATTGTAGAGTTTCAGTTTTAATAGCCATCATCCTTCCTCGCTGTATTACagagttttagttttaatagccatcataatatatatatatatatatatatatatatatattttgtcttttttgtttcttcaacatATTACTCtgttccttttgtttcttcaataatttatgtatgttaattatatgatgaatatttaTGACATTCTTGAATATCTATTTacgttgattttattttttaaatactcatTAGTTTCTTGAATTTGTATTCACATCTTGTTGATTTAATTCTATTCGACAACATTATTCATTATCTTTGATACACACACAATATGTGTAACTACTATATGTTATATCTgaatatcaagatatttgaaaGAAACTCCATACTAACAGAAAATAGCTACTTTATATACACATAATAGTTTATATACCTAACTGGTGAAAGATGCACATTAGGGATATaaaccttgtttgtttttgggGTTGCAAACCTTATATGTTGTCGAAAGCTTAGAGTTTCATTTGTTATTTGACATGTATTCCACTATCATATACTAATATGcttaatatatgtgtgtgtgtctatactGGTCTTGTTCttctattatataaatattcataacTTACAGTTTATAATATCGATgatgtatattaaatgatattcctttactgagttggttgaactctctattttttttaatattattttcatgtttatagtTTCTGTCAGCAAATTAACTTTATTgagagtttatttttattttttggttggtATGTTTTACTTGCTTttgtgagattttatttttattcttgatttgatGTTTTAGAGTGCTATATTATTAacctttagtttattttaaaaattgaattttatttaatgtaataagtataatgaaattttgttttgtttttatctaataatgaaaaaattttaaaatttcatttacgAAATGTATATTTTGAGAATTCGCATCATTTTTATGGTATTGCTCGTGAACCGGAATTTGGGTAGTGACATTTACTgtgctaattttgtttttttttttttttttaatcttaaaatccGAAAGTCACTCAAGACGGTACCAGCTAGTAGTAGTCACCAGCAAGGCCGAGAAGTGAGAGTATCAGATGGCGCGGGGGCTCATCCTGACAACGCAAGCGAGAGCCACCACCACTTCCTTCACAACAAGACTTTCAGTTTCAAAACCCAAATGCAAAAACCCTCTTCCTTATCGTCTCCATCTACCTTCCCGTGTATCCTCAACTCGCTTCTTTTGCTGCAAATGTTCGGTTTCCCAAGACCCAATCGTCATCACGGAATACAAGCAGTCTTTCTCTCAGCGAATGGCTATGGCTGGACTCAAGCCTCATCACCGTGTTGGTCAGTATTTTCTGTCCTTTCTAACCTTTTCTGTCTTGCGTTTTCAATATATATCACAAAAAACTCAAGCTAAATTATTTGCtactcgggtttttttttttttttgagatatataCTTTGGCTTCTTGAAGTCAGCATAGATATGTATGGCTTGTgcaacatttcaaaattttgcttatcttatgtaaaaataaaggtagaagatttaaaatttattttcttcctttgctGGATTCCTTTTAAACCATTCTTGACTACAAAAACTAAAGGAGaaagatttgtgtttttgtttgtttcgaTTTTCAGCTATAGGAGTATCCGGTGGCCCTGATAGCATGGCACTTTGTTTCCTAACTGCTGGTTGGAAAACTGATGGTGCTAATGCTAATGCTGTTGGCAAAAGTGATGATGGTTTTATTAATGGGATTTTGGGGGTAATTGTTGATCATGGGCTGCGAGAAGGGAGTAATGAGGAGGCACATATTGTTTCTAGTCGAGTTACTGAAATGGGTATACTTTCAAATTCTGATCTTTTACTATGCCATGTGTTCGAGTTAGTGACTTCAGTTCTAACACAAACTTCGTTTAGGAATCAGATGTGAGATTGCAAAGTGTAGTTggttggatgggaagcctaAACAAGGTCACTTGCTAGAAGAGGCTCGAGAGAAGAGGTTAGTAGATTTTCATTTTAAGTTTGGACCCTAACTTAGGGGACTTATGGCCAGGGCCATTCATTCTTCACATATGGATATCAACAATTTACGTTTTATTTGCCCTTGTGCTTGAACTTCAGGTATGAAGTGTTCCAAAATGTTTGCACTAAACATCAGATTGAAGTGTTGCTTATTGCACATCATGCGGATGACCAGGTTTGGACTGTTGCTTGTCAACTCTCTCTCTACATGTCTCTTTATCTCAACATGCACACATcttaatttcatatattaaatgttattgaTAGTCAAGTCAAAATCAGAGAGTAATCATAAGATCATGGTAATGATTGTGTTATGGCTGCATCTTCCAGTTGATTCTACTTGGAGTTCTTTTTACAAACTCTAGATATATACTGAGATATGAGAAATGCAGGCCGAGCTGTTCATTCTTAGACTATCTCGCAACAGTGGCGTGCTTGGACTTGCCGGCATGGCATTTA is a genomic window of Populus alba chromosome 18, ASM523922v2, whole genome shotgun sequence containing:
- the LOC118051662 gene encoding uncharacterized protein isoform X5, whose translation is MARGLILTTQARATTTSFTTRLSVSKPKCKNPLPYRLHLPSRVSSTRFFCCKCSVSQDPIVITEYKQSFSQRMAMAGLKPHHRVAIGVSGGPDSMALCFLTAGWKTDGANANAVGKSDDGFINGILGVIVDHGLREGSNEEAHIVSSRVTEMGIRCEIAKCSWLDGKPKQGHLLEEAREKRYEVFQNVCTKHQIEVLLIAHHADDQAELFILRLSRNSGVLGLAGMAFTSQMFSKSTHLYREGSKNKGILIVRPLLHFSKEILYKICQESGQDWVEDPTNQNTVYARNRIRMSLGNLSSYTFQSELQGVISACRRTRAYVDQICNNLINQAVTIIDQHGYAIVDLEILNPSKVTDICLSKFVALILQYVSQRNRPIRGSTSKLLLHYIRTVPCKKYF